The Ananas comosus cultivar F153 linkage group 7, ASM154086v1, whole genome shotgun sequence genome has a window encoding:
- the LOC109713434 gene encoding uncharacterized protein LOC109713434, whose product MLRGCLVDQFCIFCVFFPETCDHLFRDCILVRYIRICDEGSDASELDAGDVRRLWTDASNIPNAATRSKSLTRLAAIWWVIWTERNNTIFRKVLSNAIRALERVASLTNVWNGALWPLLVPSSMLSPHFFIFVIDPAFLVYFV is encoded by the coding sequence AGGGTGTCTGGTGgatcaattttgcattttttgcgTGTTCTTTCCAGAAACCTGCGACCACCTGTTCCGGGACTGTATCTTGGTCAGATACATCCGTATTTGTGACGAAGGTTCAGATGCAAGCGAATTGGATGCCGGGGATGTACGAAGGCTATGGACAGATGCATCTAACATACCCAATGCCGCCACGAGATCGAAAAGTTTAACCCGTttggcggcaatctggtgggtcaTCTGGACTGAGCGCAACAACACTATCTTCCGCAAGGTGCTTTCCAATGCTATTCGGGCTCTTGAACGTGTCGCTTCTTTGACCAATGTCTGGAATGGAGCCCTTTGGCCCTTGCTTGTCCCTTCTTCCATGCTCAGTCCCCACTTCTTCATTTTCGTTATCGATCCCGCTTTTCTTGTTTACTTTGTTTAA